The Benincasa hispida cultivar B227 chromosome 9, ASM972705v1, whole genome shotgun sequence genome has a segment encoding these proteins:
- the LOC120084841 gene encoding mitochondrial import inner membrane translocase subunit TIM23-2-like: MADRSSNRDSDSGFDHGSSQPRLYNPYKDLQVPYRNFQLPTSPEFLFDEEARRQRRSWGENLTFYTGCGYLAGAVGGASTGLVSGVKSFESGDTLKLRINRILNSSGHSGRLWGNRLGVIGLLYAGLESGIEAVRDTDDVWNCVAAGLGTGALYRAARGVRSAAVAGAIGGVVVGVAVTGKQMLKRYVPI; encoded by the coding sequence ATGGCGGACCGTTCTTCCAATCGCGATTCTGATTCAGGGTTTGATCATGGGTCATCTCAACCACGTCTTTACAATCCCTACAAGGATCTTCAGGTTCCTTATCGAAACTTCCAGCTTCCAACCTCCCCAGAGTTTCTTTTCGATGAAGAAGCTCGCCGCCAGCGTCGATCTTGGGGTGAGAATCTCACCTTCTACACTGGTTGCGGTTACCTCGCTGGTGCAGTAGGCGGTGCGTCTACAGGACTCGTATCCGGCGTCAAATCTTTTGAATCAGGCGATACTTTGAAACTCCGGATCAATCGGATCCTCAACTCGTCTGGTCATTCAGGGCGTCTCTGGGGGAATCGGCTCGGCGTGATTGGGCTGCTATATGCTGGTTTGGAGAGCGGGATTGAGGCTGTGAGGGATACGGACGACGTGTGGAATTGTGTTGCGGCGGGACTTGGCACCGGTGCGCTTTATCGTGCAGCAAGAGGGGTGAGATCGGCCGCGGTAGCTGGCGCTATTGGTGGTGTTGTCGTTGGCGTGGCGGTGACGGGTAAGCAGATGTTGAAGCGGTACGTGCCGATATGA